CGCACATGGCCTATTGCCCTCGACGGGCTGCATTGATCCATATCGAACGACTTTGGGCTGAAAGCGCGGCGACCATGGAGGGGGCCCACTTTCATCGTCGTGTCGATGCGGAGATACGTCTCGAACGACAGGGAGAGAAACTGATAGCCCGTTCTCTGCATATTCGTTCTCTTCAATTAGGACTCGTTGGCATAGCCGATGTTGTCGAGTTTACGCCGACCGATCACAAGGAAAACGGATGTCGCTTACCAGAACAAAAAGGCTGGTGGCATCCGTTTCCTGTCGAATACAAACGCGGTCGACTGCGCCAGGAACAGGGATATCTCATCCAACTCTGTGCTCAAGCTATGTGCCTTGAACATATACTTGAAATTCATATTAAAAATGGAGCACTTTTTTTCGGTAAAACACGTCGTCGTCTCGATGTATCTTTTGACGATACCCTGCGGGTATGCACCCTGAACGCCGCCCAATCCTTCCATGAACTTGTGCGGACAAAAAGACTTCCCCCTGCGCACTATAGCAAAAAATGCAAGGAATGTTCTTTAGTTGCACAGTGCATGCCTCGCGAATCCGGAAAGAGTGCAGCCACTCATAACTCCCGCATGATGCGGGTTTTCGAGGACGATACATGCGACATGTCCTAAACACGCTGTATGTCACAACCCAAGGAACGTATATTCACAAAGACGGTGAAACGGTTTGCGTCTCCCAGGATCAAAAGGTCTTATTACAAATTCCAATCCATACGTTGGAAGGTATCGTAACCTTCGGTCGTGTCGGGACGAGCCCGGCGCTGTTGGGATTCTGTGCTGAACGCGGTCTGGCGGTATCGTTTCTTTCACGTTCCGGTCGCTATCTTGCTTGTGTGCGACCACCGTCATCGGGCAATGTTTTGCTGCGGCGAGAACAATTTCGCGTTGCCGATGATGATTATCGTCGGGCGGAACTGGCCCGACTCTTTGTTGTCTCCAAGCTGGCGAATGCGAGACAAATGCTTCTTCGTTCCGCTCGTACAACGGGAGACGAAGCAATCAGCAAAGCAGCCCATGAGATTGGCTGCCTGGGCAAACAATTGGATGTTTCTGTTTCAATCGATACAGCCCGTGGAATTGAAGGAAATGCAGCGCAAA
The window above is part of the Desulfovibrio inopinatus DSM 10711 genome. Proteins encoded here:
- the cas4 gene encoding CRISPR-associated protein Cas4, which gives rise to MPAQPTPTRLYDESDLLPLSGLAHMAYCPRRAALIHIERLWAESAATMEGAHFHRRVDAEIRLERQGEKLIARSLHIRSLQLGLVGIADVVEFTPTDHKENGCRLPEQKGWWHPFPVEYKRGRLRQEQGYLIQLCAQAMCLEHILEIHIKNGALFFGKTRRRLDVSFDDTLRVCTLNAAQSFHELVRTKRLPPAHYSKKCKECSLVAQCMPRESGKSAATHNSRMMRVFEDDTCDMS